A section of the Caballeronia sp. M1242 genome encodes:
- a CDS encoding bifunctional diguanylate cyclase/phosphodiesterase, producing MQANRTSVSRRAPWRIALDVLCRAWRPAARDDRDPHEHDAGAPTSASSAAHGVSIAGKPAAALEATLGAVDFLAHVDDALRFQYVSHASIDFIGYHHDYLSMLTLHDLVPSEEAGELDALVARARASGQLECATLNLVKSLTYPICVELRLLATASQGAPGFALAAFDVSRWREREASLTHALHHDPLTGLENATALQAAVTAMQTEAERTRTHTALVLLDIDDYQRINRALGSDAGDDMLRETARRIQHTATHGERVARVAGDEFALLLPAGATAEAAENLARRLLTAIAQPYRYRGQHTHLSASIGVALYPDHAVKDGATAKSGVQASLLRMADLALAQAKAAGGNTLVVHTLDDDPADAERLKLEADLYEAVRNGEFSLFFQPITKIRTGAVVGVEALMRWHHPVHGLVPPSTFIPLAESIGLINYLGNWVLKAACMQLVQWDAIGIRLDYVSVNVSPRQFRDKRFLAAVKEAIALTGIDAKRLVFEITESLLMQDPEEATRLLEALRALGIRFAVDDFGTGYSSLAYLQRFPLAKLKIDRSFVENLITSRNNRAIVSAVVGLAQSLGLELVAEGVETEAQRDLLAEMGCDHIQGWLISHAMPSDELARSFQSSSLVLHETI from the coding sequence ATGCAAGCGAACCGGACCTCCGTCTCCCGCCGCGCACCGTGGCGCATCGCGCTCGATGTGCTTTGCCGCGCATGGAGACCCGCCGCGCGAGACGACCGCGATCCGCACGAGCACGACGCTGGGGCGCCGACCTCCGCGTCCTCTGCGGCTCACGGCGTAAGCATCGCGGGCAAGCCCGCCGCCGCGCTCGAAGCGACGCTCGGCGCGGTCGATTTCCTCGCGCACGTGGACGACGCGCTGCGCTTTCAGTACGTGTCGCACGCGAGCATCGACTTCATCGGCTATCACCACGACTACCTGAGCATGCTGACGCTGCACGATCTCGTGCCGTCGGAGGAAGCAGGCGAACTGGACGCGCTCGTCGCCCGCGCGCGCGCAAGCGGCCAGCTCGAATGCGCGACGCTCAACCTCGTGAAGTCGCTCACTTACCCGATCTGCGTCGAGCTGCGGCTTCTGGCGACCGCCTCGCAAGGCGCGCCCGGCTTCGCGCTCGCCGCGTTCGACGTGTCGCGCTGGCGTGAACGCGAAGCGTCGCTCACGCACGCGCTGCATCACGATCCGCTCACCGGCCTCGAGAACGCGACCGCGCTTCAGGCGGCGGTGACCGCGATGCAGACCGAAGCGGAACGCACGCGGACGCATACGGCGCTCGTCCTGCTGGATATCGACGACTATCAGCGCATCAACCGCGCGCTCGGCTCCGATGCCGGCGACGACATGCTGCGCGAAACCGCGCGCCGCATCCAGCACACGGCCACGCACGGTGAGCGCGTGGCGCGCGTCGCCGGCGACGAGTTCGCCCTGCTGCTGCCCGCGGGCGCGACCGCCGAAGCCGCCGAGAATCTTGCGCGCCGGCTCTTGACCGCGATCGCGCAGCCGTACCGGTATCGCGGGCAGCACACGCATTTGTCGGCGAGCATCGGCGTGGCGTTGTATCCGGACCACGCCGTGAAAGACGGCGCGACGGCGAAATCCGGCGTGCAGGCGAGCCTGCTGCGCATGGCCGATCTCGCGCTCGCGCAGGCGAAGGCCGCGGGCGGCAACACGCTCGTCGTCCATACGCTCGACGACGATCCCGCCGACGCGGAGCGTCTGAAGCTCGAAGCGGACCTCTACGAGGCCGTGCGCAACGGCGAGTTCTCGCTCTTCTTCCAGCCGATCACGAAGATCCGCACGGGCGCGGTCGTCGGCGTGGAAGCGCTGATGCGCTGGCATCATCCGGTGCATGGGCTCGTGCCGCCGTCGACGTTCATTCCGCTCGCGGAGTCCATCGGCCTCATCAACTATCTCGGCAACTGGGTGCTGAAGGCGGCGTGCATGCAGCTCGTGCAGTGGGACGCCATCGGCATCCGGCTCGATTACGTGTCGGTGAACGTGTCGCCGCGGCAGTTCCGCGACAAGCGCTTCCTGGCCGCGGTGAAGGAAGCCATCGCGCTGACGGGCATCGACGCGAAGCGGCTCGTCTTCGAGATCACCGAAAGCCTGCTGATGCAGGACCCGGAAGAAGCGACGCGCCTGCTCGAAGCGCTGCGCGCGCTCGGCATCCGCTTTGCCGTGGACGACTTCGGCACCGGATATTCGAGCCTCGCCTATCTGCAACGGTTTCCGCTCGCGAAGCTCAAGATCGACCGCAGCTTTGTCGAAAACCTGATTACGTCGCGCAACAACCGCGCGATCGTGAGCGCGGTGGTCGGGCTCGCGCAGTCGCTCGGACTGGAACTCGTCGCGGAAGGCGTCGAGACCGAGGCGCAGCGGGACTTGCTCGCCGAAATGGGCTGCGACCACATACAGGGCTGGCTGATCAGTCATGCCATGCCGTCGGACGAACTCGCGCGTTCGTTCCAATCGAGTTCGCTCGTGCTGCACGAGACAATATGA
- a CDS encoding HDOD domain-containing protein produces MARTKAELLDKLWGRMSERGDFPMLSQALRTTVSAMSDDDLDFTALVQVVLSDFGLTQKVLRLANSAMYMAFGGNITTVTRALMVLGMDAVGHLVVGLKLVDHFHQSAPRRIDAKLELNRTLLSGTVARQVTERIDLRSAEEAVVCTLMRQIGKLLVAFYLEHEWDQLRRKAATENISDSSACAALLGVTFEEIGIEAADRWRLPETIRAGMRASDPTAPPDETVPKHVRWLQAVTNYSTEVADALTAQNVAAGGRESMLVDIAERYSGALNADAETLASMSLALASEDSGDGVMREIVELQANADAMARASVSAEARIGASLADLRSLPSKNALSPVLALASEAVLAGLGLSRTVVFVRQANNEFQARLGMGAGIEPMLSSLSFSAEFRPDVFHLAITNPVGIFIENAHDPRIDARLPRWYKETLGEAQAFVLLPVKSKDSTVALVYGDWTVGQHVHKISPQEMGALNELTRELSRFFSNADWKEVELI; encoded by the coding sequence ATGGCACGCACCAAGGCCGAACTACTGGACAAGTTGTGGGGGCGCATGAGCGAGCGCGGGGACTTCCCGATGCTTTCGCAGGCGCTGCGCACGACCGTGTCCGCGATGAGCGACGACGACCTCGACTTCACTGCGCTCGTGCAAGTCGTGCTGTCGGACTTCGGGCTCACGCAGAAGGTGCTGCGGCTCGCCAATTCCGCGATGTACATGGCTTTCGGCGGCAACATCACGACCGTCACGCGGGCGCTGATGGTGCTCGGCATGGACGCGGTCGGCCATCTCGTCGTCGGACTCAAGCTCGTCGACCACTTTCATCAGAGCGCGCCGCGCCGCATCGACGCCAAGCTCGAACTCAACCGCACGCTGCTTTCGGGCACCGTCGCCCGGCAAGTGACGGAGCGCATCGACCTCCGTTCAGCGGAAGAAGCGGTGGTCTGCACGCTGATGCGGCAGATCGGCAAGCTGCTCGTCGCGTTCTATCTCGAACACGAGTGGGACCAGTTGCGCCGCAAAGCGGCCACCGAGAACATCAGCGACAGCAGCGCGTGCGCCGCGCTGCTCGGCGTGACGTTCGAGGAAATCGGCATCGAGGCGGCGGACCGCTGGCGTCTGCCGGAAACGATCCGCGCCGGCATGCGCGCGAGCGACCCGACCGCGCCGCCGGATGAAACCGTGCCGAAGCACGTGCGCTGGCTACAGGCCGTCACCAACTATTCGACCGAAGTAGCCGATGCGCTCACCGCGCAGAACGTCGCGGCGGGCGGGCGCGAATCGATGCTCGTCGATATCGCCGAGCGCTACAGCGGCGCACTCAATGCGGATGCGGAAACCCTCGCGTCGATGAGCCTTGCGCTCGCGAGCGAGGACAGCGGCGACGGCGTGATGCGCGAGATCGTCGAATTGCAGGCGAACGCGGACGCCATGGCGCGGGCGAGCGTATCGGCGGAGGCGCGCATCGGCGCGAGTCTTGCCGACTTGCGCTCGCTGCCGTCGAAGAACGCGCTCTCGCCGGTGCTGGCGCTGGCGTCGGAGGCGGTGCTCGCGGGGCTCGGTCTTTCGCGCACGGTCGTCTTCGTGCGTCAGGCAAACAACGAATTCCAGGCGCGTCTGGGGATGGGCGCGGGCATCGAGCCGATGCTTTCTTCGCTTTCTTTTAGCGCTGAGTTCCGGCCCGATGTGTTCCATCTCGCGATCACGAATCCAGTCGGCATCTTCATCGAGAATGCCCACGATCCGCGGATCGACGCGCGTTTGCCGCGCTGGTACAAGGAGACGCTCGGCGAGGCGCAGGCTTTCGTGCTGCTGCCCGTGAAGTCGAAGGATTCGACTGTCGCGCTCGTTTATGGCGACTGGACGGTGGGGCAGCATGTGCACAAGATTTCTCCCCAGGAGATGGGGGCGCTCAATGAGCTCACACGGGAGCTTAGCCGTTTCTTTTCCAATGCTGATTGGAAGGAAGTTGAGTTGATCTGA
- a CDS encoding methyl-accepting chemotaxis protein, which yields MPNAASGQAAGARNKTASKRALSVKATLRLAFGLVLAGTLGIGAIALTQISRLNGATESIYTQGYVASRAAEETRGYLLRASRSQKMLLTASTAKERDDLGNEIERALTEIGKEQAQLAQYIDHADTDALAQQKRFSAALATWSGNLRGFVKLVKEQPLDLSQMNWQVGMQDVSLLVETSKLEKMVDELVARRGAAAKATIDAAAFIFHSSFVMVSVLTIALFVLAIIVSEWVVRRLSGQLGGEPGYAKEIASRIASGDLAYPIRLKRRDDASMLYALSEMQSGLSATVGDIAASAEAIASASSEISTGNVDLSRRTEEQAVALEKTAASMEQLTSTVRQNADNAMQATTLAHNASEIAEKGGKVVGRVVETMERIDASAKSIGDIIGVIEGIAFQTNILALNAAVEAARAGEQGRGFAVVAGEVRALAQRSSAAAKEIKTLIDTSVSRVSDGSTYAQEAGATMEEVVRAVRRVTDIMGEISAASAEQKSGIEAIGHAVSQMDAGTQQNAALVEQAAAAAQSLDDQARALKGLVGKFQLA from the coding sequence ATGCCGAACGCCGCTTCGGGACAGGCGGCAGGCGCAAGAAACAAGACGGCTTCGAAGCGCGCGCTGTCCGTGAAGGCGACATTGCGCCTCGCGTTCGGCCTCGTTCTGGCGGGCACGCTTGGCATCGGCGCGATTGCGCTCACGCAGATCAGCCGGCTCAACGGCGCGACCGAGTCCATCTACACGCAAGGCTATGTCGCGAGCCGCGCGGCCGAGGAAACGCGCGGCTACCTGCTGCGCGCGAGCCGTTCGCAGAAGATGCTGCTTACCGCATCGACGGCGAAGGAACGCGACGACCTCGGCAACGAGATCGAACGCGCGCTGACCGAGATCGGCAAGGAGCAGGCGCAACTGGCGCAGTACATTGACCATGCGGATACCGACGCGCTCGCGCAACAGAAGCGCTTCTCCGCCGCGCTCGCGACGTGGAGCGGCAACCTGCGCGGCTTCGTCAAGCTCGTGAAGGAGCAGCCGCTCGATCTCTCGCAGATGAACTGGCAAGTCGGCATGCAGGACGTCTCGCTGCTCGTCGAGACCAGCAAGCTGGAGAAAATGGTCGATGAACTCGTGGCGCGCCGGGGCGCCGCCGCGAAAGCGACCATCGACGCCGCCGCGTTCATCTTCCATTCGTCGTTCGTGATGGTGTCGGTGCTGACGATTGCGCTCTTCGTGCTCGCGATCATCGTCAGCGAATGGGTCGTGCGGCGTCTGTCCGGACAACTCGGCGGCGAGCCCGGTTATGCGAAGGAGATCGCGAGCCGCATCGCGTCGGGCGACCTCGCGTATCCGATTCGCCTCAAGCGCCGCGACGACGCCAGCATGCTCTACGCGTTGTCAGAAATGCAGTCGGGCTTGTCGGCGACGGTCGGCGACATTGCGGCGAGCGCGGAGGCGATCGCGTCGGCGTCGAGCGAAATCTCGACGGGCAACGTGGATCTGTCGCGCCGCACGGAAGAGCAGGCGGTCGCGCTGGAGAAGACGGCGGCCAGCATGGAGCAACTGACGTCGACGGTGCGCCAGAACGCCGATAACGCGATGCAGGCGACGACGCTCGCGCACAATGCGTCAGAGATCGCGGAGAAGGGCGGCAAGGTGGTGGGTCGCGTGGTCGAGACGATGGAGCGCATCGATGCGAGCGCGAAGAGCATCGGCGACATCATCGGCGTGATCGAGGGCATTGCGTTTCAGACGAACATTCTCGCGCTGAACGCGGCTGTGGAAGCGGCGCGCGCGGGCGAGCAGGGACGCGGCTTCGCGGTCGTGGCGGGGGAAGTGCGCGCTCTGGCGCAGCGGTCGTCGGCGGCGGCGAAGGAGATCAAGACGTTGATCGACACGTCGGTTTCGCGCGTGTCGGATGGCTCGACCTATGCGCAGGAGGCGGGCGCGACGATGGAGGAAGTGGTGCGCGCCGTGCGACGCGTGACGGACATCATGGGCGAGATTTCGGCGGCTTCGGCCGAGCAGAAGTCGGGCATCGAGGCGATCGGACACGCCGTTTCGCAAATGGACGCCGGGACGCAGCAGAACGCCGCGCTCGTCGAGCAGGCGGCGGCTGCGGCGCAATCGCTCGATGATCAAGCGCGCGCGCTTAAGGGGCTTGTTGGGAAGTTTCAGTTAGCTTGA